In Quercus robur chromosome 11, dhQueRobu3.1, whole genome shotgun sequence, the following proteins share a genomic window:
- the LOC126706687 gene encoding basic leucine zipper 23-like isoform X1, giving the protein MVMDDGELDFSNNQDVLDMGELPSSCSMDSFFDDLLKETHACTHTHTCNPPGPDFSQHTHTCFHVHTKILPSQSEEKVASDDTAESTEKKGKKRPLGNREAVRKYREKKKARTASLEDEVVRLRALNQQLMKKLQGQSALEAEIARLKCLLVDIRGRIEGEIGSFPYQKPVNPNLPSSNMPNAYVMNPCNVQCDEQVYCLHPGMDGNSGEGVSFNGQGYSGCEFENLQCLVNQNPVSKELPDSGVGNVASDVNSSGTNKRKGGARKATAN; this is encoded by the exons ATGGTAATGGACGACGGAGAGCTTGATTTCTCGAACAATCAAGATGTGTTGGACATGGGGGAGCTTCCAAGCAGTTGCTCAATGGATAGTTTCTTTGATGATTTACTTAAGGAAACTCATGCTTGCACTCACACTCACACTTGCAATCCACCCGGCCCTGATTTTTCTCAGCATACGCATACTTGTTTTCATGTGCACACTAAAATTTTGCCTTCTCAAAGTGAGGAAAAGGTTGCTTCAGATGATACCGCGGAGTCCACTgaaaagaaagggaagaaaCGTCCGTTAGGAAACCGGGAAGCAGTTCGCAAGTACCGTGAGAAGAAGAAGGCCCGAACTGCGTCGCTGGAGGATGAAGTTGTAAGATTGAGAGCTTTGAATCAGCAGTTGATGAAGAAGTTGCAGGGTCAATCTGCATTGGAAGCAGAGATTGCAAGGCTGAAGTGTTTGCTTGTGGACATTCGGGGAAGGATTGAAGGCGAGATTGGATCATTTCCTTATCAAAAACCAGTCAATCCAAACTTGCCTAGTTCAAACATGCCCAACGCATATGTGATGAACCCCTGTAACGTGCAATGTGATGAACAAGTCTATTGTCTTCATCCAGGTATGGATGGCAATAGTGGAGAAGGTGTATCATTCAACGGGCAAGGCTATAGTGGTTGTGAATTTGAGAATCTTCAGTGTTTAGTGAATCAGAATCCGGTATCCAAGGAGCTTCCTGATTCTGGTGTTGGAAATGTGGCATCCGATGTCAATTCCTCTGGTACAAATAAGAGGAAAG gaGGGGCTCGCAAAGCAACAGCAAATTGA
- the LOC126706687 gene encoding basic leucine zipper 23-like isoform X2, translating into MVMDDGELDFSNNQDVLDMGELPSSCSMDSFFDDLLKETHACTHTHTCNPPGPDFSQHTHTCFHVHTKILPSQSEEKVASDDTAESTEKKGKKRPLGNREAVRKYREKKKARTASLEDEVVRLRALNQQLMKKLQGQSALEAEIARLKCLLVDIRGRIEGEIGSFPYQKPVNPNLPSSNMPNAYVMNPCNVQCDEQVYCLHPGMDGNSGEGVSFNGQGYSGCEFENLQCLVNQNPVSKELPDSGVGNVASDVNSSGTNKRKGLS; encoded by the exons ATGGTAATGGACGACGGAGAGCTTGATTTCTCGAACAATCAAGATGTGTTGGACATGGGGGAGCTTCCAAGCAGTTGCTCAATGGATAGTTTCTTTGATGATTTACTTAAGGAAACTCATGCTTGCACTCACACTCACACTTGCAATCCACCCGGCCCTGATTTTTCTCAGCATACGCATACTTGTTTTCATGTGCACACTAAAATTTTGCCTTCTCAAAGTGAGGAAAAGGTTGCTTCAGATGATACCGCGGAGTCCACTgaaaagaaagggaagaaaCGTCCGTTAGGAAACCGGGAAGCAGTTCGCAAGTACCGTGAGAAGAAGAAGGCCCGAACTGCGTCGCTGGAGGATGAAGTTGTAAGATTGAGAGCTTTGAATCAGCAGTTGATGAAGAAGTTGCAGGGTCAATCTGCATTGGAAGCAGAGATTGCAAGGCTGAAGTGTTTGCTTGTGGACATTCGGGGAAGGATTGAAGGCGAGATTGGATCATTTCCTTATCAAAAACCAGTCAATCCAAACTTGCCTAGTTCAAACATGCCCAACGCATATGTGATGAACCCCTGTAACGTGCAATGTGATGAACAAGTCTATTGTCTTCATCCAGGTATGGATGGCAATAGTGGAGAAGGTGTATCATTCAACGGGCAAGGCTATAGTGGTTGTGAATTTGAGAATCTTCAGTGTTTAGTGAATCAGAATCCGGTATCCAAGGAGCTTCCTGATTCTGGTGTTGGAAATGTGGCATCCGATGTCAATTCCTCTGGTACAAATAAGAGGAAAG GATTGTCATGA
- the LOC126706685 gene encoding uncharacterized protein LOC126706685 — protein sequence MEMEKKEGVWADEEERYKIAFCGSVDAESAGLSEREESGPPVGWFVINVPDTDCLPLYPSSYLSKLKMREKGNEAKEKRKVLSTDQTLKPISVSFCNLYNHNAAIGSHLYSLGGNEDVFSNSSEDSIVSWRLDLNSPSDGWNRGPNMNVSRWDPQTLVLDGKLYALDSLLTDSPPSECGWMEVFDPDLATWESLPNPPSPPPSCHQIRHNDFTCAVLESKKEILLAKHFVNDDDNLYFFTLYAFDVVTRCWTTLKPLKRKLYGCFPPDDDRRAVAVGTTLYWGAFSQDSHELYLFYVQAYDLDKDVWLLGRLNTRPLFGKHEGPRSFYSSPRLLHLRDHIFCLLLHAYSSSSTTSYLYCLIVNIEPISSPISSDDDDDDEEEEEEDDHLHKLKLSISIISVQKYPLNEVYSLWDNVLLP from the coding sequence atggagatggagaagaaAGAAGGTGTTTGGGCAGATGAAGAAGAACGCTATAAGATCGCATTCTGCGGGTCTGTTGACGCAGAATCTGCAGGCTTATCTGAGAGAGAGGAATCAGGTCCCCCCGTAGGATGGTTTGTCATCAACGTCCCAGATACAGACTGTCTTCCTCTCTATCCTTCTTCTTATCTGTCAAAGTTGAAGATGAGAGAAAAGGGAAACGAagcaaaggaaaagagaaaagtttTGAGCACGGACCAGACTCTGAAACCAATTTCGGTAAGCTTTTGTAACCTCTACAACCACAATGCAGCAATAGGGTCACATTTGTATTCTCTTGGCGGCAATGAAGATGTTTTTTCTAATTCTTCCGAAGATAGCATCGTGTCTTGGAGACTAGACCTTAACTCTCCTAGTGATGGTTGGAACCGCGGTCCTAACATGAATGTTTCTAGATGGGATCCTCAAACACTGGTTTTGGATGGCAAGTTGTATGCTTTAGATTCTCTTCTTACTGATTCTCCACCATCTGAATGTGGGTGGATGGAGGTTTTTGATCCCGACTTAGCGACATGGGAATCCTTGCCTAATCCTCCTTCTCCTCCTCCATCTTGTCATCAAATTCGTCACAATGATTTTACTTGCGCGGTTCTTGAATCCAAGAAGGAGATTCTTTTGGCTAAACACTTCGTTAACGATGATGATAACCTTTACTTTTTTACATTATATGCTTTCGATGTTGTGACTCGATGTTGGACAACACTTAAGCCCCTAAAGCGCAAATTGTATGGTTGCTTTCCTCCTGATGATGATAGAAGAGCTGTAGCTGTTGGTACTACTCTCTATTGGGGTGCTTTCTCTCAAGACTCGCACGAATTATATCTTTTCTATGttcaagcttatgatctagatAAGGATGTGTGGCTCCTTGGACGTCTCAACACTCGCCCACTTTTTGGGAAGCATGAAGGTCCCCGATCTTTTTACAGTTCACCTCGTTTGCTCCATTTACGTGATCACATTTTCTGCCTTCTCTTGCACGcctactcttcttcttctactactAGTTACCTTTATTGTCTCATAGTTAACATTGAACCAATATCATCACCAATATCatctgatgatgatgacgacgacgaagaagaagaagaagaagatgatcaCCTCCACAAGTTGAAGTTGAGTATTTCTATTATCTCTGTCCAAAAGTATCCCCTGAATGAAGTTTATTCCCTCTGGGATAATGTGTTGCTGCCATAG